The window AAGTTATCACTGAAACGGTAAACCTGATTTCCTGCCGTGTATCTGATCTGGAACTGCTTGTCGGACAATTCGCAATCAATATATAGCACCTTTTTTGGAGTTGCCGTAACAGGCAGGGGCAGGGTAGCCTGACCTCTTGCCACCCCTTCTGCGATCTGCACTGCCAGGATTGATTTTCCCAGGTTATTGCTGGCAAACAGAATCCCGACTTCACCTTCGTACCAGAGAGAGCCAAAGAGCATTTTAGGGTCCGGCCGTTTCAATGCTTCCTGCACCCAGGCATTCGCTTGTTTCACCGTCAGCATCTCCCCCATAACTCCTTCTGCATAGGCATTGGTCTCCTCTGGGGTAGTCGCCTTTTGTTTGGCAAGCAGTGCCTTCTTCAGCTTAGCGATCTCGATCTCTCTTTCAATATCACTAGCTTTATCAAGCCGCATAACGTGCCCTTTCTACTTTGTTAGCTTTCATCAGGGCAATTACACTCTCCTTGGAATAGTAGGTCTTCTTGCCCACCTTAGCATACACAAGCTCCCCATTCTTTCTGTGCGACCACAGGGATGTAGCTTTTTTCCCTAGTATCCGTTGTGCTTCCTTTTCTGTGATCCAGTCTTCTGTTTCACCGGTAGACGGTTTACCTGCATCAAGCTTAGTCGCCAACTTCTCTGCGACCCTATCAACCAATTGATCCAGCATCTCGCTGGTCATGGTCATAAGAACCACCGGCTCCCCATGACCCATCTTGAAAAACTCTTTCATGGAGGCAAACCTAAATGAAGAAAATCATTAGGCTGCCGCCCAAAAGCCTTTTTTTAGCAACTACTTTATAGCTATAATTGGTAAAGTTCAAAAAATTATGCTGGAAGAAAATTTTTTGAGTCGCACACTCAAAATTTGTGCTACAGCGCAAATTATTGACGAAAAAGGATTTTTTTGAAACCCACCCTTCGGCACCCAAGCCTGTCATTCCACCCCATTTTCCTGTATAATTTCAGCTATTTTCTTACCAGCTTTTAGCAAAGACTGATTGGTGATCTTCGCATAAATCTGGGTAGTTTTTACATCGTTGTGTCCCAGCCATTTACTTACAATTTCAATGGGAACATCATTGGAAAGCAGTACAGTAGTAGCACAGGTATGACGGGCAATGTGATGCGTTAAGGGCTTATCAATCCCTACCAGATCAGCAATCACCTTTAGATATGCATTTACTTTCTGGTTCGAAATTCGGGGCAGCACTTTGCCTGTAATCTTGCGCTCATCAGTATCATATCGCTTGAATATCGCCACTGCAGGGGGCAAGAGCGGCACATTAACAGATTCGCCAGTCTTGTTCTGATAAAGCTGAAAACTGTAATTTCCCTCTTTGTCTTTCTGCACTTGTCTTGCCTGCATGTCAATGGCATCCTGGTAGCGCAATCCTGTATAAACGCTCCAAATGAAGATATCTCTTACCTTCTTTAGGCTGGCATTTCCGCCTAAGTCGTGCTTGATAAGTGACGACAGCTCTTGGGCAGTTAAATACTGACGATGAGTAGGTGCATTTTTTAACTGAAACCCGGCGTATGGATTTTTCACCAACAGCCCTTCTCTAACTGCCTGACTTAGAATAGCCCTGAATCGAGAGTGATGTTTATTTACCGAGTTACGTTTCAACTTACCTTCACCCTTGCCCACGGCCTTTTGCTGCAACAGGAAAGAGTCCAAATTTTGCAGAAAATTGTAGTCAATCTGATTGAGCAAAACATCCTCTCCATAGTTATGGTGAACCAGAAAAGAGTCCAGGTGATCAGAGAAATTATTGTAGCCCCAGATAGTACGCTGTGCATTTTCAGCATTCTGCTCTCTGACCTGGATGAATTTTTGGACATACTCTTTCAGTAGGGTTCCTTTGGTTCCATCCTCACCTCTGATAAGCCGCTTGACTGCTTTAGCGGTAACATGCTTTTTATCCCGCTGCAGCTGGTCGATAATGGTATGCACCTCATTCTCCTTATCAGATAGGCGCTTATTGAGGACGTTGTTGCCCTTTGTCCGTTGCAAGCCTTCTTCCCATAACTTTGGGTCCAGCTCAATGCCGGTGTATAGTTCCGTCTTCTCCCGGTTTACAATAATGCGCTGGTAAACCTTCGCTCTCTTTGAGCCTTCCACAGGCTTCAGGAAAAACTTATTGCTGTAGCTGACTGACATACTTGTTTCACTGTGCTATACCCAGTCCACCCCGGACTGAAACACATTTGAAACAAAGATAAAAAAATGGCGAATCTCCCAAAAGCAAAAACCTCCATAACAACATGCTATGAAGGTTTTTGGAAGTTGATGAAGCGCTCTGAAGGCGCTTAGTAGCCTCGACAGGAATCGAACCTGTATCAAAAGTTTAGGAAACTTCTATTCTATCCATTGAACTACGAGGCCAGAAACTTCAGAGCTTAGAGCCCGGAAGTCGCAAATCTAAGTAATGCGTTCTTCTTCTGCAAAAAAGCCAGGCTCTTCTCAAAAGAAAACACCTATTCCTCTTCACCATCTAAACTCCACTCCTCACCATCCATACTCCAGCTGCCTTCGTAAATCTGGGGCTGCAGGTAGTTGGGGTAAATCTCGTAATGCCGTTCCTTTACCTGCTCGTTTACTTTGCTCCGCAGGGACTCAATGTTCCGTTTCTCCAGTGCAGAAATAAACACACGATCCACCACAGGTTGCTCGCTTTCTTCAGGTACGCCGGACTCCTGCAAATTCAGGCGCTCCTCTTCAGGCATGGCATCTACCTTGTTATATACCATGATCATGGGCTTGTCGCCGGCACCAATTTCTGCCAGGGTGCTGTTTACAATCTCTATCTGCTCATGGCTGGCAGGGTGGGAAATATCTACCACATGCAGCAGCAGATCGGCTTCACGGATCTCATCCAGCGTAGATTTAAAGCACTCTACCAGGGTGTGAGGCAGCTTGCGGATAAACCCTACCGTATCGGTTAACAGGAAGGGAATCTCGTTGATCACTACCTTGCGCACCGTAGAGTCTACCGTAGCAAACAGCTTGTTCTCGGCAAAAACATCTGACTTGGAAAGCAGGCGCATTAAGGTAGACTTGCCAACGTTGGTATAACCCACCAGGGCAACGCGTGCCAGCTGCTTGCGGCCTTTGCGCTGGGTCAGGCTCTGCTTCTCGATCTTATCGAGCTTCTCGCGGAGAAATGCTATTTTATCGCGTACAATCCGGCGGTCAGTCTCCAGCTCTTTCTCACCAGGACCACGCATACCAATACCACCTTTTTGTTTGCTAAGGTGACTCCACATGCGGGTAAGCCTGGGCAATAAGTACTGGTACTGCGCCAGCTCTACCTGCGCTTTTGCCTGCGCAGTCTTGGCCCGGATACTAAATATGTTCAGAATCAGGAGACTACGGTCTAAAATCTTACACTGCAATTCCTGCTCCAGGTTGCGCACCTGGGAAGGAGTTAGCTCATCATCAAAGATGACAATATCTGCTTCGTGCTCCTGCACAAAAGCTTTTATATCCTCCAGCTTACCCTTCCCTACAAAGGTTCGGGTATCTGGCCGGTCTAAGCGCTGGGTAAAGGTAGCCAGGGTCTGTACACCGGAGGTTTCCGCTAAAAAAGAGAGTTCCTCCAGGTATTCCTTGGCTTGCTCTGCCGATTGCCTGGGGGTTACCAGGGCTACCAGCACAGCTTTCTCTACCTTTGCAGCAGTTGAAATTGGTTCTATCATTAAATGTTATTTTCGTAATATTAAGCTAATAAAAACGTTAGTGCCAGCCGGCAAGTTCCTATCTTTCCACAATTTACAGTACAGGATAGCATAAATTGAAAGCTTCTTTTATATTTTTGCAGATACTGTATAATAAAAGCAGGCCCAACGGATGCAGCACTACCTGAAGAGTCTGCTCTACCTATGAAGAAAGTTGCTATCGTCATCAATACCTCCTGGAACATCTTTAATTTTCGAATGAGCCTGGTAAAAGCCCTGCAGGATGAGGGGATGGAGGTATATGCTATTGCTCCGGAAGATAAATACTCACACCGCCTTACCGAAAAGGGATGTCATTATGTGCCGGTAGCCATGCAAAGCAGTGGCGCTAATCCTCTTCATGAAGCCGGTGTATTTTACAACCTCTACCAGGCTTATAAGCAGGTGCAGCCCGATGTGATCCTGCACTACACCATCAAACCTAATTTATACGGCACTGTTGCTGCCCATTTACTGGGCATCCCCTGTATTAATAATGTGAGTGGACTGGGTACTGCTTTTCTAAGCAACTCCATGGTTGCCAAAGTTGCCCGCAGGCTGTACCGGGTTGCCTTCCGCTTTCCTAACAAGGTGTTTTTCCAGAATGCTGACGACCGCAACCTCTTCCTGAAATTTGGTATTGTAGCCCCTGAAATAACTGCAGTAATTCCCGGATCAGGCATCGATACCGTACGTTTTTCACCTAATGGTCAGCACGTTAACAAAGAATTTACGTTCCTGGTGATCTCCAGGCTGCTGTACGACAAAGGCCTGCTGGAGTATGCCGATGCTGTACGACTGTTAAAGCAAAAGGGAATCAGGGCAAAGTTTCAGCTTCTCGGCGCTGCCGACCCCGGTCACAGAAGGGGCATTCCGCTGGAGACCCTAAATGAGTGGATAGACGAAAAGCTCATTGATTATTTGGGCACTACAGATGATGTTCTGCCTCTTATTCATAAGGCTGATTGTGTGGTACTCCCCTCCTACCGGGAAGGAACACCGCGCACCCTGCTGGAAGCTGCCAGCGCCGCCAAGCCTATTGTGGCTACCGATGTAGCAGGTTGTAACAACGTAGTTACTGATGGGTACAATGGTTTTCTGTGCAAACACCACGATGCTGAAGATCTTGCAGACAAAATGCTGAAGATGTATGAACTGGATGACGAACAGCGCAAAACGCTGGCACAAAACAGCCGCCGCACCGCAGTAGACAGATTTGATGAAAAGATCGTAATCAGACATTACATGGACGCTATTCGTGAAATCAATCCCTGAATTTTGAATAAACAAGCAACTCTTTTTAATTAGCAGATTAACACCTATAGCTATAGTATAGTATGCGCGCAGTATTAACCCCGATAGAAGGATTAGTCGAAATATACCCTAAAGTGCTCTTTGACGACAGGGGTTTCTTTTTTGAATCCTTTCACCAGAAAAAGCTGAAAGAGTTTGGCGTAAAGGACCTGTTCCTGCAGGACAACCAGTCTTTCTCTAAAAAAGGGGTATTGCGGGGCATACATTTTCAGAAAGGCGCCAGCCAGCAAAGCAAGCTCGTCAGGGTAATAAAAGGAAAAGTGCTGGATGTTGCAGTAGACCTAAGACCCAATTCGCCAACCTTTGGCAAGTACCACAGCACTATCCTGGACGACCAGGAGCACAAGCAGTTTTACATGCCCGAGGGCTTCGGCCATGGCTTTCTGGCCCTGGAAGATACCATACTACTTTATAAATGTAACGACTATTACAGTCCGGCTGATGAAGGCGGCATCATCTGGAACGATCCACAGCTCAACATCGACTGGGGAGCCGAAGCGCCTGTCATTTCAGATAAAGACCTGAAACTGCCTACTTTTAAAGAGTTCACTGATCAGCTGCAGCTTTGAGACCATCCATAATTCATATTGTTCCCCTTCTTCTGATCCTGTTCAGTAGCTGCAGAGTCTATAAACAGGACATCATGTTTCAAATGACAGGGGATGACTACGCCCGGCTGAAAGGTGAAATGATAGAGGCTGAACGCACCTATACCATTCAACCTAACGACCTGCTGGAGATAGATGTCTACACCAATAAAGGTGAACGCATCATCGATCCTGATTTTGAGCTGGCCAGAGAGCTTGGCGGAGGCAATATGCAGCAGCAACGGATGCGACAGCAGCCTCAGTACCTGGTGCAGCCCAATGGCGAGGTTGTTCTGCCCATGGTTGGGAACACAGCACTGGCCGGGTACAGCTTAAGGCAGGCCGATAGTGTGCTGGCCCTTGCCTTCAGTAGTTTTTACAAAAGTCCTTTTGTATTTACCCGCTATGTCAACAAACGGATTGTTGTGCTTGGCTCTACAGGCGGGCAGGTAATTCCGCTTACCAACCAGAACATGAATTTGCTGGAGGTAATTGCGCTGGCAGGTGGTATCAGCAGAGATGGAAAAGCGCATAACATCCGTTTAATAAGAGGTGATCTAAACAATCCGCATGTGCAGCTTATCGATCTTACAACAATAGAAGGGATGCGGCAGGCTTCTTTACAGGTG of the Flammeovirgaceae bacterium 311 genome contains:
- a CDS encoding integrase (COG0582 Integrase): MSVSYSNKFFLKPVEGSKRAKVYQRIIVNREKTELYTGIELDPKLWEEGLQRTKGNNVLNKRLSDKENEVHTIIDQLQRDKKHVTAKAVKRLIRGEDGTKGTLLKEYVQKFIQVREQNAENAQRTIWGYNNFSDHLDSFLVHHNYGEDVLLNQIDYNFLQNLDSFLLQQKAVGKGEGKLKRNSVNKHHSRFRAILSQAVREGLLVKNPYAGFQLKNAPTHRQYLTAQELSSLIKHDLGGNASLKKVRDIFIWSVYTGLRYQDAIDMQARQVQKDKEGNYSFQLYQNKTGESVNVPLLPPAVAIFKRYDTDERKITGKVLPRISNQKVNAYLKVIADLVGIDKPLTHHIARHTCATTVLLSNDVPIEIVSKWLGHNDVKTTQIYAKITNQSLLKAGKKIAEIIQENGVE
- a CDS encoding GTP-binding protein HflX (COG2262 GTPases), whose product is MIEPISTAAKVEKAVLVALVTPRQSAEQAKEYLEELSFLAETSGVQTLATFTQRLDRPDTRTFVGKGKLEDIKAFVQEHEADIVIFDDELTPSQVRNLEQELQCKILDRSLLILNIFSIRAKTAQAKAQVELAQYQYLLPRLTRMWSHLSKQKGGIGMRGPGEKELETDRRIVRDKIAFLREKLDKIEKQSLTQRKGRKQLARVALVGYTNVGKSTLMRLLSKSDVFAENKLFATVDSTVRKVVINEIPFLLTDTVGFIRKLPHTLVECFKSTLDEIREADLLLHVVDISHPASHEQIEIVNSTLAEIGAGDKPMIMVYNKVDAMPEEERLNLQESGVPEESEQPVVDRVFISALEKRNIESLRSKVNEQVKERHYEIYPNYLQPQIYEGSWSMDGEEWSLDGEEE
- a CDS encoding group 1 glycosyl transferase (COG0438 Glycosyltransferase) produces the protein MSLVKALQDEGMEVYAIAPEDKYSHRLTEKGCHYVPVAMQSSGANPLHEAGVFYNLYQAYKQVQPDVILHYTIKPNLYGTVAAHLLGIPCINNVSGLGTAFLSNSMVAKVARRLYRVAFRFPNKVFFQNADDRNLFLKFGIVAPEITAVIPGSGIDTVRFSPNGQHVNKEFTFLVISRLLYDKGLLEYADAVRLLKQKGIRAKFQLLGAADPGHRRGIPLETLNEWIDEKLIDYLGTTDDVLPLIHKADCVVLPSYREGTPRTLLEAASAAKPIVATDVAGCNNVVTDGYNGFLCKHHDAEDLADKMLKMYELDDEQRKTLAQNSRRTAVDRFDEKIVIRHYMDAIREINP
- a CDS encoding dTDP-4-dehydrorhamnose 3,5-epimerase (COG1898 dTDP-4-dehydrorhamnose 3,5-epimerase and related enzymes), encoding MLFDDRGFFFESFHQKKLKEFGVKDLFLQDNQSFSKKGVLRGIHFQKGASQQSKLVRVIKGKVLDVAVDLRPNSPTFGKYHSTILDDQEHKQFYMPEGFGHGFLALEDTILLYKCNDYYSPADEGGIIWNDPQLNIDWGAEAPVISDKDLKLPTFKEFTDQLQL
- a CDS encoding polysaccharide export protein (COG1596 Periplasmic protein involved in polysaccharide export): MTGDDYARLKGEMIEAERTYTIQPNDLLEIDVYTNKGERIIDPDFELARELGGGNMQQQRMRQQPQYLVQPNGEVVLPMVGNTALAGYSLRQADSVLALAFSSFYKSPFVFTRYVNKRIVVLGSTGGQVIPLTNQNMNLLEVIALAGGISRDGKAHNIRLIRGDLNNPHVQLIDLTTIEGMRQASLQVQSGDIVYIEPIRRLLPETIRDVAPVLGLISNVIGLTLVIISLSNNN